The genomic segment GCCCGGCACCGGCCCGGTCGCGTCCCCGGGCTCTCTGGGCGGCCCCGGCGCCGGACCCCGTAGGCCGCAGCCCCTGCCCGGGCCCTGCCGCGGCGGCTGGTCAGCGGTCGAAGTCCAGGGCCACCCGTTCCGTCGCGGGGTGCGACTGGCAGGCCAGCACATAGCCGGCGTCGAGCTCGTCCGGTTCCAGGGCGAAGTTGCGGTCCATCCGCACCTCCCCCGAGACCAGCAGGGCCCGGCAGGTGCCGCAGACGCCGCCCTTGCAGGCGTAGGGGGCGTCCGAACGGTTGCGCAGCACCGTCTCCAGCAGGGATTCGCCGCTGCGGACCGGCCAGTCGCCGGAGCGGCCGTCGAGGGTCACGGCCAGCGTGCTCTCCTCGGGGCCCGGCGCCGCCGCGGCGGCCGCGGCGGCCGCGGCCACTCCCTGCCCGGCGGTCACGGTGCCGTTCGTGCCGTCCACGCCGTCCGTGCCGTCCGTGCTGTCCACATGGAAGATCTCCTGGTGCACACGGCCGCGCCGGACACCGAGTCCGCGCAGGGCCCGGGAGGCGCCCTCGACCAGCCCGTACGGGCCGCAGAGGAACCATCCGTCGACACGGTCCACGGGCAGCAGCGCCGGAAGGAGGGCCGTCAGCCGCTCCGCGTCGAGCCGGCCGGAGGCCGGACCGGTCTGCTGCTGCTCCCGGGAGAAGGTCTGCACGAGCTGGAACCGTTGCGGATGGCGGTCCTTGAGGTCCGCCAGCTCCTCCAGGAACATCGCCGAGGCCGTGGTCCGGTCGCTGCGGACGAGGCAGAAGCGGGCCTCCGGTTCCCGCGCGAGCAGGGTCGCGGCGATGGACAGCACGGGCGTGATGCCGCTGCCGCCGACCACGGCGGCGTACGTCCCGGGGCGCGGGTCGAGGACGAACCGGCCGGCCGGGGTCATCACCTCCAGGATGTCCCCGGCGGAGAGTTCCTTGAGGGCGTAGGTGGAGAAGGCTCCGCCCTCCACCAGCCGGATGCCCACGCGCAGGGTGCCGGGGCCGTCCGGGCCGGTCACCGGGGCGCAGATCGAGTAGGTGCGGCGGATCTCCGCGCCGTCGAACCGGGTCCGCAGGGTCAGGTGCTGCCCGGGGCGGTGGCGGAACGCCGGACGGAGCTCGGGTGGCACGGCGAAGGTGACGGTGACCGAGTCGTCGGTCAGCCGGTCGACCGCGGCCACGCGCAGCGGATGGAACGCGCCGTGACGGGCAGCCGCGGTCATCTACAACTCCTTGAAGTGGTCGAAGGGTTCGCGGCAGGCGTCACAGCGGCGCAGCGCCTTGCACGCCGTCGAGGAGAAGCGGCTCAGCAGGGTCGTGTCGGTCGAGCCGCAGTTGGGGCAGCGCAGGGACAGCTCCACGGGCACCGGTCCGCCGGCCGCGGCGGGCCCGCCGGGGCGGGGCGGCGCGATGCCGGACTCCTGGAGCTTCCGGCGCCCCTCCGCGCTGATGGCGTCCGTGGTCCAGGGCGGGGAGAGGACGGTGCGGACGGTGACCTCGGGTATCCCGTCCTCCTGGAGGACCCGCTCGATGTCCGCGGCCATCGTGCCGACCGCGGGGCAGCCGGTGTAGGTGGGGGTCAGTTCGACCTCGACCCGGCCGGGCCCCAGCAGCCGGAGCCCGCGGACGACGCCCAGCTCGGCCAGCGAGAGCATCGGCAGCTCCGGGTCGGGGACGGAGCCGGCCAGTTCGCGCAGCCGCTCCTCCAGCGCCGTGGCGGTCACCAGGACGCTCCGGGGTGGCTGCGGTGCAGATGCTGCATCTCGGCCAGCATCCGGCCGAAGGGCTCCGTGTGCAGGCCCTGCCGCCCGGCTCCGGCCGTCCAGGCGCTGTGCCGGGGGCCCTCCGGGAGGGGGAGCGTCGCCCGCCGGAGCACGTCCGTGATCCGGGCGGACCACTCCGCCTCCAGCTCCGCCGTCGCGGCCGCGTCGGGACCGAGCCCCTCCACCGGCTGGAACAGCTCGCCGGTGAAGCGCCACAGCTCCGTCAGACCGGCCGCCATGCGGCGGTGGCTCTCCTCCGTGCCGTCGCCGAGGCGGAGGGTCCACTGCTCGGCGTGGTCGCGGTGGTAGGCGACCTCCTTGACGGCCTTGGCCGCGATCGGCGCGAACGGCCCGCCGCCCTCGGCCAGCCGTCCGTACAGCAGCTCCTGGTACACGGAGAAGTAGAGCTGGCGGGCGATGGTCCGGGCGAAATCGCCGTTCGGCTGCTCCACGAGCTGGGTGTTGCGGAAGGCGCGCTCCTCGCGGAGGAAGGCCAGCTCGTCCTCGTCACCGGCGAGGGAGAGCAGCAGCCGGGCCTGGCCGAGCAGATCGAGCGCGATGTTGGCGAGCGCGACCTCCTCCTCCAGGACGGGGGCGTGCCCGGCCCACTCCCCCAGCCGGTGGGAGAGGACGAGGGCGTCGTCGCCGAGGGCCAGGGCCGCCGCGGCGGGCGCCCCCGTGAGGGGCCGGAGGGGCTGCCCGGCGGCAGGGTTCCCCGCCGCGGGTGCGCCCGGGGGCGCCGGGGCGTTCGGTGGCGTGCTCACAGATGCCGCACCCCCTCGGGGATCTCGTAGAACGTCGGGTGCCGGTACGGCTTGTCGGCGGAGGGCTCGAAGAAGGAGTCCTTCTCGTCCGGGGAGGAGGCGGTGACGGAGGCGGACGGCACCACCCAGATCGAGACGCCCTCGGCGCGCCGCGTGTAGAGGTCGCGGGCGTTGCGCAGGGCCATCTCGGCGTCCGGGGCGTGCAGGCTGCCGGCGTGGGTGTGGGAGAGGCCGCGCCGGCTCCGTACGAAGACCTCCCACAGCGGCCAGTCGTCGTGGCTCATGCGTCCGCCTTTCCGTGCGCGGCGGCCCGCGGCCCGCCGGTGCTCTGCCTGCCGGTGCTCTGCTCGCCGGCCCGCCGCTCGCCGGACTCCCGCCCGTCCGCGCGGTGCCTGGCGGCGTACGCCGCCGCTGCCTCCCGCACCCAGGCGCCCTCCTCGTGCGCCCGGCGGCGCTGGGAGATCCGCTGGTCGTTGCAGGGGCCGTTGCCGCGCAGGACCTCGCGGAACTCCTGCCAGTCGATCGCACCGAAGTCGTAGTGCCCGCGCTGCTCGTTCCAGGCGAGCTCCGGGTCCGGGAGGGTCAGGCCGAGGGACTCCGCCTGCGGGACGCAGATGTCCACGAAGCGCTGCCGCAGCTCGTCGTTGGAGTGCCGCTTGATCTTCCAGGCCATCGAGCGGTCGCTGTGCGAGGACTCGGCGTCCGGGGGGCCGAACATCATCAGGGAGGGCCACCACCAGCGGTCGACGGCGTCCTGCGCCATCGCGTGCTGGGCCTCGGTGCCCCGGCTGAGGGCGAGCAGGAGTTCGTACCCCTGGCGCTGGTGGAAGGACTCCTCCTTGCAGATCCGCACCATCGCGCGGGCATAGGGCCCGTACGAACAGCGGCACAGCGGGACCTGGTTGGTGATCGCCGCGCCGTCCACCAGCCAGCCGATCGCGCCGACGTCGGCCCAGGTGAGGGTGGGGTAGTTGAAGATGGAGGAGTACCGCTGGCGGCCGCTGTGCAGCTTGTCGAGCAGCTCCGCGCGGCTCACGCCCAGCGTCTCGGCGGCGCTGTAGAGGTACAGGCCGTGGCCGGCCTCGTCCTGCACCTTGGCCATCAGGATCGCCTTGCGGCGCAGCGAGGGGGCGCGGGTGATCCAGTTGGCCTCCGGCTGCATGCCGATGATCTCGGAGTGGGCGTGCTGCGCCATCTGCCGGACGAGGGTGGCGCGGTAGTCGTCCGGCATCCAGTCGCGGGGCTCGACGCGCTCGTCCGCCGCCACCGTCGCCTCGAAGACCGCCCGCGCGGCCTCGGCGCCGGGCGTCTCCGGCGCCGTCCCCCCGGCGGGCGCCGCCGGGCCGGGTGCCGCCCCGGTCCGCGCCGCCGCTGTCGTCCCAGCCGCCGTCATGCCACCCCTCGTTCCCGTCCTCCGGCCCAAGCGGCCACCGACATCCGGCCCCAGTGGGCCACCGTCCTCCGGCCCGCGCGGGCCACCAACCGACCGATCGTTCGGTTCAATGGTGCGGGGAGGGCTGTGGGGTGTCAAGGCTGTGGATAACCTGACGGGCCTGTGCCGGTCCGGAGCGCGCTGAGTACCGTTCTCCGGGACCGGGGGGAAGCCAGGGAGAGGCGCGATGGACGCACACGAACAGGGAGCGGCGGGGCACGCCGGGGTGGGAGCGCTGTCGTGGCCCGCGCGAATAGCCGTCGCGGTGGCCCTCGGGGGCGTCACGGTGACCGCCCTGGTCCATCTGGCCATGGTGTTCCTGCACGTCGCCCCCGGGAACACGGTCTCCGACCGGCACGGCGGAACGATCGACGCCTACGTTTACCCGGAGTTCGAGCAGAACTGGAAGCTGTTCGCCCCCAACCCGCTTCAGCAGAACATCGCCGTGCAGGCCCGGGCGGAGGTGATGGGGCCCGACGGCGGCGTCTCCGTCACCCGCTGGACCAACCTCACCGCCCGCGACGCGGAGGCCGTCCGCCACAACCCCGTCCCGAGCCACGTCCACCAGAACGAACTCCGCCGCGCCTGGGACTTCTTCACCGGCTCGCACGACGACGAGAACCGGCCGAACGGGCTGCGGGGCGCGCTCTCCGAGGAGTATCTGCGGCGCATCGTCCTCTCCCGGATCGGTCCGGAGACCGCCGGGACCGAGGTGCTCCGCGTGCAGGTGCGTTCCGCCACCACTCCGGTGGCCCCGCCCGCCTGGGCCCCCGGCGAGGACGGGACGGCCGGGCGGGAGGACGGCGGCACGGTGCACCGCGAACTCCCGTGGTGGCCGGTCGGCCCCGGTGACGTACCGGGCAGCGCCCGCCCCGGGCAGGCGGCGGTGGTGAGCGGCACATGAGCGTCTCCCGCCTCGCCGGCGCGCTCGCGCGCGGCATCACCCATGTCACGGGCGGTGCCCTCGGCCCCTACCAGTCCGCCGTGGTGCGGATCGGCTTCTCCTTCACCTGGCTGGTCTTCCTGCTCCGCGAGTGGCCGCACCGCCGGGAGCTGTACGGCCCGGACGGGCCGTGGAGCTGGGACATGGCCCGGCAGCTGATCGACGGCAACGGCGCCTTCACGGTGCTCATGTGGTCCGACGGGCGGCTGTGGTTCGAGACGGTGTACCTGCTGTCCGTGGCGGCGAGCGCGCTGCTGCTGCTCGGCTGGCGCACCCGCACGGTCTCCGTGCTGTTCATGGTGGGCGTGCTGTCGCTGCAGAACCGCAGTGTGTTCATGGGGGACGGCGGGGACAACGTCATCCACCTCATGGCGATCTACCTGGTGCTGACCCGCTGCGGCAGGGTCTGGTCGCTGGACGCCCGCCGGGAGCGGCGGCGGAGGCGGGCGCGGGAGAGCGGCTTCGCGGGCGGGAAAGCGACGGAGGTCGATGAGGCCGGGGCGGCCGGGGCGGCCGGGGAGGCCGGAGCGGCCGGGGAGGCCCGGGAGGCGGGGGAGGCCACCGCGGCCGCCCGGACCGCGGCGCCCCGGGCCCCGCGGGACGTCACCGGCGTGGTCCTCTGGTCGCTGCTCGGCCTCGTCCTCGCACTGGCGTCCCTCCTCCCGGGCCTGTCCGCCGGCTGGGCGGTGGTCTTCTGGGGCCTCTGGCTGGTGCACGCCCTGTGGTGGGCGGTGAACCGGTATGTGCCCGGCGGCGAACTCCGCGCCGTCCTCGACATGACCGCCAACCTCGTCCACAACGCCGCCCTGTTCGTGATCATGGCCGAGGTCTGCCTGATCTACGCGACGGCCGGCTGGTACAAGGTGCAGGGCTCGCGCTGGCAGGACGGCACCGCGCTGCACTACCCGCTCCACCTCGACTACTTCACGCCCTGGCCCGCCCTCTCCGAGGCGCTCGGTTCCAACGGCGTGATGGTGATGCTCATCACCTACGGCACGGTGATCGTCCAGGTCGCCTTCCCGTTCACGCTCTTCAACCGCCGGGTCAAGAACGTCCTGCTGGCCGCGATGATGACCGAGCACTTCGCCATCTCGGTCGTCCTCGGACTGCCCTTCTTCTCGCTGGCGATGATCGCGGCGGACGCGGTGTTCCTGCCGACCGGCTTCCTGCGGGCCACCGGACGGATCGCGGGACGGATCACCGGCCGGGCCCGCGACCGGCTGCTGCCCGGCCCGCGGCGGCGCGGCGGCGGCACGGACGGCCCGTCCGGGAAGCCGCCGGCCGGCGACCCGGAGGACCGGCGGCGCCGTACCCTCGTCGGGTGAGCAGCGAGAACCCCTCCCGGACGGAACCACCGGCGGCACCGGGCGAGCCGGTACGGAAATCCGGGAGGGAAGCCGAGGGGGAGACCGGCCGGGAAGCCCTACCCGAACCCGTGCAGTACGACGAGGGCTACGCGCCCGGGGCCGTCGGCGTCGGTCCGCACCCGCGGCCGTGGCCCGCCGGGGACCGCTGGGACCCGGAGCTGCTCGCGCACGGCGACCGCCGCAACGTCGTCGACCGGTACCGCTACTGGACGCGCGAGGCGATCGTCGCCGACCTGGACACCCGCCGCCACGACTTCCACGTCGCCGTCGAGAACTGGGCCCACGACTTCAACATCGGCTCCGTGGTGCGCACCGCCAACGCCTTCCTGGCGAAGGAGGTGCACATCGTCGGACGGCGCCGCTGGAACCGGCGGGGCGCCATGGTCACCGACCGGTACCAGCACGTCCGGCACCACCCGGACACCGCGGACCTCACCGCCTGGGCCGCAGCCGAGGACCTGCCCGTCATCGGCATCGACAACCTGCCCGGCTCCGTACCGCTGGAGACGACCGTCCTGCCGCGCCGCTGCGTGCTGCTGTTCGGACAGGAGGGGCCGGGGCTCACCGAGGAGGCGCGGAAGCACGCCGCCATGGTCTGCTCCATCGCGCAGTTCGGCTCCACCCGGTCGATCAACGCGGGCGCCGCCGCGGCCATCGCCATGCACGCCTGGGTTCAGACGCACGTGTTCGGCTGAGGGCACGCCCGACGCCCCTCGTTGACGCGGTGAAGCGGCGAAGTGGTGAAGCGGTGACGCGGCTTGCCGATGACGCGGCTGCGAGGCCCGCCCCCCGCTCCGCCTCCCCGGGCCCCGCGCCCCCTCCCCGCCGCCGGGCCTCCGGGGAGGTCAGCCGCGGAAGCCGCCCGCCGCGTCCAGGATCCGCTCCGCGACCCGCACCGAGTCCACCAGCGGGTGGAGGGCCAGCGCCCGCAGGGCCGCGGCGCGCGAGCCGCTCTCCGCGGCCCCGATCGCCGACCGCTCCACGGCCTTGAGGGTCAGCATCAGCCCGAGCTGGTCCGGTGCCACCGCCCCGGTGGCCAGCGGACGCGCGCCCCCGGCGTCCACCAGGCAGGGGACCTCCACCACGGCGTCCGCGTCGAGCGCCGGCACCGCGCCGCGCCCCGGCACGTTGAGAATCAGCTTGGTCCGTTCGTTGCGGGCGATCGCGCGCATCAGGGCCAGCGCCACCCGGTCGTAGCCGCCGCCGTCGAGGTCGCAGCTGTCGCGCTGCCAGCCGCCGGTCGCCTCGCGGCTCTCGGCCATGTACGTCTCCTCGCGTTCGAGGCGGGTGCGCTCCCACGCCTCGTACGGATCCCCCGCGGCGTCGCCGCCGGCGGCCTCGCCGGCGTAGAAGCGGGCCTGCTGGCGGTGGAGGAACTCGCCCCGGGTGGCCTCGGCGGCGGTCACGGAGGCCACCGTCTCCCGGTTGAAGTAGTAGTAGTGCAGATACTCGTTGGGCAGTGCGCCGAGGGCCCGCAGCCAGTCGGCGCCGAAGAGCTTCCCCTCCTCGAAGGACTCCAGCGCGGCGCGGTCGCCGAGCAGACCCGGCAGCAGATCGCGGCCGTCCACGGTCAGCCGGCGCAGCCAGCCCAGATGGTTGAGACCGACGTAGTCGTAGTCCGCGCGGTCGGGGTCGGCTCCCAGGGCGCGCGCGGCACGCCGGCACAACCCCACCGGGGAGTCGCAGATGCCGATCACCCGGTCCGGCAGGCCGCGTTCGCGGAAGACGCGGCCCATGGCCTCGGTGACCATGCCCGCCGGGTTGGTGAAGTTGATGACCCAGGCGTCCGGGGCGACCGCGGCGACCCGTTCCGCGATGCGTACCGCCACCGGCAGGGTGCGCAGCCCGTAGAGCACGCCCCCCGCGCCCACCGTCTCCTGGCCCAGCACCCCCTCGGCCAGCGGGATCCGCTCGTCGCGCACCCGGCCCTCCAGTCCGCCGACGCGGATCGCGGAGAAGACGAAGTCGGCGCCGCGCAGCGCGTCGTCCAGCTCCGTGGTGAGCCGGACCGCGGGCGCGGGGCCGCCGTGGCCTTCCCCGGCGCGGCGGGCGGCCTGGCGGGCGAGCACGGCGCCGATGGCGTCGAGACGGCCGCGGTCGGTGTCGTACAGGACCAGTTCGGTGCAGCGGCCCGCCGGATCACCGCTGTCGTCGAGCAGCGCCCGGTACACCAGCGGTACGCGGAAACCGCCTCCGCCCAGCACGGTCAGCCTCATGCCTGGACAACCTCCCCATCGCCTACCCAAGGTGTCCGTCACACTAAGGGTTGTCCGGTGGTCCCCTCGGGTCCGTGACGCCCGGCACGGCGCCTCGCCGCGCCGCCGGGCGCGCCCGTGTACGCCTCGTGCGCGGGCGGGCCTCCGCCGTGCGGTGCACCACGGCACCGGACGCCGCGGCCCGGCCGGCGGGCAGGACCGGACGGCCCCAGTGAGAGCAGGTCCAGCGAGAGAGGCACGAATGCGTTGAGTAACACCGGAACCGCCCATCCGGCGCCGTCGCGGACGCCGATGGACCCGCTGGCCTCCGTACGGCGCGAGGACGACCCGGTGACGGACGTCTTCCTGACCGGCACCGTCTTCCTCGACATCGTCTTCACCGGGCTCGACCACGCCCCGGTGCGGGGCACCGAGACCTGGGCGCGCGGCATGGGGTCCAGCCCGGGCGGCGCGGCCAACATGGCCACCGCGCTGCGCCGGCTCGGGCTGCGGACGTCACTGGCGGCGGCCTTCGGCGACGACGTCTACGGCGACTACTGCTGGGAGAGCCTCGCGGACTGCGAGGGCATCGACCTCGGGCCCTCCCACCGCGCGCCGGGCTGGCACTCGCCGGTCACCGTCTCCATGGCCTACGAGGGCGAGCGGACGATGGTCTCGCACGGCCACGAGGCGCCCACCCCGTGCGTCAGCGTCGCCGAACGGCCGCGCTCCCTGGCCTGTGTGGCCTCGCTCGACCCGGGCCGGCGGCTGGACGACTGGGTGCGCCGGGCCCATGGCGAGGGCAGCAAGATCTTCGCCGATGTGGGCTGGGACGGAAGCGGTGTCTGGGACCCGGACACCCTCGCGGACCTGACGCACTGCCACGCCTTCCTGCCCAACGCCACCGAGGCCCAGCACTACACCCGCACCGACAGCCCCGAGGCCGCGGTGCGGGCGCTGGCCGAGCTGGTGCCCGTCGCGGTGGTCACCAAGGGGGCCGCGGGCGCGGTCGCCGTCGACGGCCTCACCGGGGAGAGCGCCGATGTGCCGGCCCTCGGGGTGGACGCCCTCGACCCGACCGGCGCGGGCGATGTCTTCATGGCGGGCTTCATCACCGGCACCCTGGCCGGCTGGCCGCTCGCCGACCGGCTCTCCTTCGCCAATCTCACCGCCGCGCTGTCCGTGCAGCACTTCGGCGGATCGCTCTCCGCCCCCGGCTGGGCCGAGGTCGCCGCCTGGTGGCAGTACGCCATCAAGTGCGGCGGGCAGAGCGACGAGGTGATGCGGCGCTACCGCTTCCTCGCCGATCTGCTGCCCGCGGGCACCGCCGACTGGCCGCTCCGGCGGGCCACCCCGACGATCGGTTTCCGCGCCACCTGAGCGGACCGCGGACGGCGCGGGAACGGCCGCCCGCGGCGCGGCTGCCGCCGGGGCCACGGGACTCCGGCGGCAGGTGCGCCCGGCCGGGGCACCGGACTCCGCGCTCAGGCGGGCCGGCGCACCTCGACGGTGCGGAAGCGGTTCGCCACGAAGGCCGCGTCGCACAGCGCGGCGTTCGCGGCCGGGTTTCCGCCGGAGCCGTGGAAGTCGGAGAAGGCCGCGGTCTGGTTGACGTAGACCCCGCCGGTCAGGTTGAGCGACAGCTGGGCGCACTCCTCCAGGCAGACCTCCTCCACCTTCCGTTCCACCTCCTCGGAGGTGGTGTACGCGGCGACGGTCATCGCCCCGTGCTCCCGGACGGTGCGGCGCAGCAGGTCGATTCCGTCGGCCGTGGAATCCACGGCGACGGCGAAGGCCACCGGGCCGAAGCACTCGCCGAGGAAGGCCGGCCGCTCCCCGGCGCCCTCCCACCGTTTCCGGGCGCCGTCGAGCTTGACCACGACCGGGGTGCGGACCGTGGCGCCCGGGAACTCCGGGTTGGCCACCGCGCGGGAGGCGAGAGCGGTCTCGCCCAGTCCGCCGGCC from the Streptomyces xinghaiensis S187 genome contains:
- a CDS encoding 2Fe-2S iron-sulfur cluster-binding protein; the encoded protein is MTAAARHGAFHPLRVAAVDRLTDDSVTVTFAVPPELRPAFRHRPGQHLTLRTRFDGAEIRRTYSICAPVTGPDGPGTLRVGIRLVEGGAFSTYALKELSAGDILEVMTPAGRFVLDPRPGTYAAVVGGSGITPVLSIAATLLAREPEARFCLVRSDRTTASAMFLEELADLKDRHPQRFQLVQTFSREQQQTGPASGRLDAERLTALLPALLPVDRVDGWFLCGPYGLVEGASRALRGLGVRRGRVHQEIFHVDSTDGTDGVDGTNGTVTAGQGVAAAAAAAAAAPGPEESTLAVTLDGRSGDWPVRSGESLLETVLRNRSDAPYACKGGVCGTCRALLVSGEVRMDRNFALEPDELDAGYVLACQSHPATERVALDFDR
- the paaD gene encoding 1,2-phenylacetyl-CoA epoxidase subunit PaaD produces the protein MVTATALEERLRELAGSVPDPELPMLSLAELGVVRGLRLLGPGRVEVELTPTYTGCPAVGTMAADIERVLQEDGIPEVTVRTVLSPPWTTDAISAEGRRKLQESGIAPPRPGGPAAAGGPVPVELSLRCPNCGSTDTTLLSRFSSTACKALRRCDACREPFDHFKEL
- the paaC gene encoding 1,2-phenylacetyl-CoA epoxidase subunit PaaC, which gives rise to MSTPPNAPAPPGAPAAGNPAAGQPLRPLTGAPAAAALALGDDALVLSHRLGEWAGHAPVLEEEVALANIALDLLGQARLLLSLAGDEDELAFLREERAFRNTQLVEQPNGDFARTIARQLYFSVYQELLYGRLAEGGGPFAPIAAKAVKEVAYHRDHAEQWTLRLGDGTEESHRRMAAGLTELWRFTGELFQPVEGLGPDAAATAELEAEWSARITDVLRRATLPLPEGPRHSAWTAGAGRQGLHTEPFGRMLAEMQHLHRSHPGASW
- the paaB gene encoding 1,2-phenylacetyl-CoA epoxidase subunit PaaB; the protein is MSHDDWPLWEVFVRSRRGLSHTHAGSLHAPDAEMALRNARDLYTRRAEGVSIWVVPSASVTASSPDEKDSFFEPSADKPYRHPTFYEIPEGVRHL
- the paaA gene encoding 1,2-phenylacetyl-CoA epoxidase subunit PaaA yields the protein MTAAGTTAAARTGAAPGPAAPAGGTAPETPGAEAARAVFEATVAADERVEPRDWMPDDYRATLVRQMAQHAHSEIIGMQPEANWITRAPSLRRKAILMAKVQDEAGHGLYLYSAAETLGVSRAELLDKLHSGRQRYSSIFNYPTLTWADVGAIGWLVDGAAITNQVPLCRCSYGPYARAMVRICKEESFHQRQGYELLLALSRGTEAQHAMAQDAVDRWWWPSLMMFGPPDAESSHSDRSMAWKIKRHSNDELRQRFVDICVPQAESLGLTLPDPELAWNEQRGHYDFGAIDWQEFREVLRGNGPCNDQRISQRRRAHEEGAWVREAAAAYAARHRADGRESGERRAGEQSTGRQSTGGPRAAAHGKADA
- a CDS encoding DUF5819 family protein; protein product: MDAHEQGAAGHAGVGALSWPARIAVAVALGGVTVTALVHLAMVFLHVAPGNTVSDRHGGTIDAYVYPEFEQNWKLFAPNPLQQNIAVQARAEVMGPDGGVSVTRWTNLTARDAEAVRHNPVPSHVHQNELRRAWDFFTGSHDDENRPNGLRGALSEEYLRRIVLSRIGPETAGTEVLRVQVRSATTPVAPPAWAPGEDGTAGREDGGTVHRELPWWPVGPGDVPGSARPGQAAVVSGT
- a CDS encoding HTTM domain-containing protein; amino-acid sequence: MSVSRLAGALARGITHVTGGALGPYQSAVVRIGFSFTWLVFLLREWPHRRELYGPDGPWSWDMARQLIDGNGAFTVLMWSDGRLWFETVYLLSVAASALLLLGWRTRTVSVLFMVGVLSLQNRSVFMGDGGDNVIHLMAIYLVLTRCGRVWSLDARRERRRRRARESGFAGGKATEVDEAGAAGAAGEAGAAGEAREAGEATAAARTAAPRAPRDVTGVVLWSLLGLVLALASLLPGLSAGWAVVFWGLWLVHALWWAVNRYVPGGELRAVLDMTANLVHNAALFVIMAEVCLIYATAGWYKVQGSRWQDGTALHYPLHLDYFTPWPALSEALGSNGVMVMLITYGTVIVQVAFPFTLFNRRVKNVLLAAMMTEHFAISVVLGLPFFSLAMIAADAVFLPTGFLRATGRIAGRITGRARDRLLPGPRRRGGGTDGPSGKPPAGDPEDRRRRTLVG
- a CDS encoding TrmH family RNA methyltransferase, which codes for MQYDEGYAPGAVGVGPHPRPWPAGDRWDPELLAHGDRRNVVDRYRYWTREAIVADLDTRRHDFHVAVENWAHDFNIGSVVRTANAFLAKEVHIVGRRRWNRRGAMVTDRYQHVRHHPDTADLTAWAAAEDLPVIGIDNLPGSVPLETTVLPRRCVLLFGQEGPGLTEEARKHAAMVCSIAQFGSTRSINAGAAAAIAMHAWVQTHVFG
- a CDS encoding 6-phospho-beta-glucosidase translates to MRLTVLGGGGFRVPLVYRALLDDSGDPAGRCTELVLYDTDRGRLDAIGAVLARQAARRAGEGHGGPAPAVRLTTELDDALRGADFVFSAIRVGGLEGRVRDERIPLAEGVLGQETVGAGGVLYGLRTLPVAVRIAERVAAVAPDAWVINFTNPAGMVTEAMGRVFRERGLPDRVIGICDSPVGLCRRAARALGADPDRADYDYVGLNHLGWLRRLTVDGRDLLPGLLGDRAALESFEEGKLFGADWLRALGALPNEYLHYYYFNRETVASVTAAEATRGEFLHRQQARFYAGEAAGGDAAGDPYEAWERTRLEREETYMAESREATGGWQRDSCDLDGGGYDRVALALMRAIARNERTKLILNVPGRGAVPALDADAVVEVPCLVDAGGARPLATGAVAPDQLGLMLTLKAVERSAIGAAESGSRAAALRALALHPLVDSVRVAERILDAAGGFRG
- a CDS encoding carbohydrate kinase family protein, with translation MDPLASVRREDDPVTDVFLTGTVFLDIVFTGLDHAPVRGTETWARGMGSSPGGAANMATALRRLGLRTSLAAAFGDDVYGDYCWESLADCEGIDLGPSHRAPGWHSPVTVSMAYEGERTMVSHGHEAPTPCVSVAERPRSLACVASLDPGRRLDDWVRRAHGEGSKIFADVGWDGSGVWDPDTLADLTHCHAFLPNATEAQHYTRTDSPEAAVRALAELVPVAVVTKGAAGAVAVDGLTGESADVPALGVDALDPTGAGDVFMAGFITGTLAGWPLADRLSFANLTAALSVQHFGGSLSAPGWAEVAAWWQYAIKCGGQSDEVMRRYRFLADLLPAGTADWPLRRATPTIGFRAT